From the Agromyces laixinhei genome, the window GACCGGCTACTACAACCTCACCGCGGTCGAGCTCGTCGCGGCCGTGCTCATCTTCAGCTGGATCATCGTCTTCCTTCGCAACACCGGGGCGAGTCACGGTCCGTCGACGGATGCCACGGCGCCCCCTCTCTGAGTCAGTTCCGAGAATGCGGACAGGAACTGTCCAGTTGGGTGCGTATCGTCGCCGGTATGAATCACGAAGACACTGACATCCGGCCCTTCCGCATCGACGTTCCGCAGGCCGACCTCGACGACCTGAACCGTCGTCTCGCCGACACGCGCTGGCCCGAGGAGTTGCCCGGCGTCGGCTGGTCGTACGGAACCCCCACGAGCTACCTGCAGGGGCTCGCCGACTACTGGCAGAACACCTACGACTGGCGCGAGCACGAGGCGAAGCTGAACGCGTTCCCGCAGTTCACGACCACGATCGACGGCCAGAACGTGCACTTCCTGCACGTGCGCTCGCCCGAACCGAACGCCATGCCGCTGCTGCTCACGCACGGCTGGCCGGGCTCGATCGTGGAGTTCATGAACATCATCGGACCGCTCACCGATCCGCGTGCGCACGGCGGCGACCCGGCCGACGCGTTCCACATCGTGGCCCCGTCGATGCCCGGCTTCGGCTTCTCAGGCCCCACGCACGAGACCGGCTGGGACATGTCGCGGATCGCCCGCGCCTGGGCCGAGCTCATGGGCCGGCTCGGCTACGAACGATACGGCGCCCAGGGCGGCGACACCGGCTCGGTGATCTCGCCGATGATCGGCCGGATCGCGCCCGAGCGCGTCATCGGCGTGCATGTGAACGGCGGCCTCGGCTTCCCGTCCGGCGATCCGGCGGAGTTCGCGGCCATGACCGAGACCGAGCAGGCGCGGCTTGCGGCGTTGGAAGAGCAGATGGAGGACGGCGCCGGCTACGCCATCATCCAGTCGACACGGCCGCAGACGGTCGGCGTCGGTCTCTCGGACTCGCCGTCGGCGCAACTCGCGTGGATCGTGGAGCGGTTCAAGGAATGGACCGACCCCGCCGCCGAACTGCCCGAGGACGCGGTCGACATCGACCAGCTGCTCACGAACGTGAGCGTCTACTGGCTCACCGGCACGGCGACGTCGGCCGCCAGGCTCTACCGGGAAGGCCGTGCCAGCTGGGGGCAGGAGACCGAGCGGAGCGACGTGCCCTCAGGGGTCGCGGTGTTCCCCGGAGACTCCGGAATCCGCACGGTCGCCGAGCGCGAGCACAACGTCGTGCACTGGTCGGAGTTCGATCGCGGCGGCCACTTCCCGGCCATGGAGGTTCCCGAGCTCCTCGTCGGCGACGTCCGCGGCTTCTTCCGCGGCCTCCGCTGACGGAGGAGATGCAGAGAGGGCCGGATGCACGACGCATCCGGCCCTCTCACGTGCAGGTCTGGAATCAGACGGTCTGCGTTGGGTGCGCGAGCGCCTTGGCCTTCAGGAGGTCGAACTCCTGCTGGTTGATGCTGCCCGAATCGAGCAGGCCCTTCGCCTTCGCGATCTCATCCGACGGGCTCGCGGCGGTGCCGGCGGCCTGGCGGATGTAGTCGTCGGTCGCCGCCTGAGCCTGCTTGTACTCCTTCTGCGAGCGCTCGGCCATGCCCTTGCCGCGTGCGATCAGGTACACCAACGCGGTGAGGAACGGCACGAAGATCAGGAAGATGATCCAGAGCGCCTTCCACCAGCCGTTGAGCTTCTGGTCGCGGAACAGGTCGCCGATGATCGCGAAGAGCGCGAACAGATAGGCGATGAACGCGAACGCCATGACGAACCACCAGATCAGATCCCAGAAACTCTCCCAGAAACTCATATGCAGCCTTTCGACGAAGATCGAGCGCCCCCCAATTGAGCGCTGCTGAGGTGAACCTATCGCGTGGTGCGACCGCGCGTCCAGAGCATGTTCTGCAGGGCACGATGGCCGCGCGGCGGCGCACATTCCGGCCGCAGCGCCCGCGCGCCGGTATTCTCTGCTGCAGGAGGGACCATGGCGGACTGGGTGGCATGCCTCGACATCGTCGGCGGGAGCCTCGGCTCCGGCCTTTGCGCGCCAGGTGCGCGCCGCCATGACCTGCCGCCGGCACCTGTGGCGCCACCCGACGGGATCCGACCATGAGTCTCGCCATCCCGCCGCGCGACCCCGACGTCACGCCGAAGCGGCTCGCGCTGCTCGCGATTCCGGCGCTCGCGATCGGGGCGATCTCGGCCGTCGTGCTCTGGGCGCTCAACGGCGTCGCGAGCATGCTGGAGTCGGTGCTGTGGGCGACGATCCCCGATGCGCTCGGTGTCGACCCCTCGGGCTGGTGGATCGTGATCGTGCTCACGCTCACGGGACTCGCGGTGGGACTCGTGTTGCGGTACATCCCCGGTCACGGCGGCCCCGACTCGGCGACCACCGATCTCGTCGAGGAACCGCAGCCCCTGAGAAACCTGCCGGGCGTGCTGATCGTCACGGTGCTGGCGCTCGCGGGCGGGGTGAGCCTCGGGCCCGAGAACCCGATCATCGCGGTCAACACGGCACTCATGGTGGCCGCCATCGCACGGCTGATGCCTGCGGTGCCGAAGCAGCTCACCGTGCTGCTCGCGGCCTCTGCCACGATCGGAGCGCTCTTCGGCACCCCCGTCGCAGCAGCGCTCATCTTCACCGGCATCCTGGCCGCGCTGAAGTCGGGCGGCGCGCTGTGGGATCGCCTCTTCCTGCCGCTCGTCGCGGCCGGGGCGGGCTCCTTCACGATGCACCTCCTCGGTGCACCGCCGTTCAAGTTCGCCGTGCCGCCCTACGGAACCCCGCAGGCGTTCGACCTCCTCACGGGCGCGATCGTCGCGACCGCCGCAACGGTCGTCGGGCTCGCGATGCTCGCGGCGTTCCCGATCATCTACCGAGCGATGCATTCCCTGCGGCACCCCGTGCTCATCGCCACGGCGGGCGGGCTGCTCCTCGGGCTCCTCGGTCTGCTCGGCGGCCCCATCACGATGTTCAAGGGCCTCGAGGAGATCGGTGAACTCCTCGAGGATCCCGGCGCCTACAACGCGCCGCAGCTGGCCGCCATCGCCGGAATCAAGATGCTGGCGTTGCTCATCGCGGCGAGCTCGCTGTTCCGCGGCGGCCGCGTCTTTCCGGCCACCTTCATCGGGGTGGCCCTCGGCATGCTCGGCAATGCACTCATTCCCTCGCTGCCGCTCGGCCTCGCGATCGGCTGTGCGATCGTCGGGGTGCTCCTCGTCGTGACCCGCGACGGCTGGATCGCGATCTTCGTCGCCGTCGCCGTGGCCGGCGACATCACGATCCTCCCGATGCTCTGCGTGATCGTGCTGCCGGCGTGGCTCCTCGTCACGCGGGCTCCCGCGTTCCGGATCCTTCCGCCCGAGACGCCCGCGCCGCCGCCGGCCGCCTCACCGCCGGCCTCGACGACCGGGGGAGTCGAATGAGCATCGTGTGCGAAGCGGCATCCGCTCGCTAGTGTCGACCTGAGCAGACGGAGGGGGAACCGGTGCAGAGACCGCTGGCGGGCCTCAATGGCAAGAACCTCGTTCGCGAACTGACCGCGGGCGTCACGCTGCTTGCGATCGCGATCCCCCTGAACATCGGCTACGCGCAGATCGCGGGCCTGCCGGCGACCGCCGGCCTGTACGCGCTCATCGTGCCGACCGTGGTCTACGCACTCGTCGTCTCGTCGCGCCAGCTGATCGTGTCTCCGGATGCCGCGGCAGCCGCCCTCGTCGCCTCATCGATCGGCGGTCTCGCGACGGCCGGCAGCGACGACTATGCGACGCTCGCCCTCGCGCAGGCGATCATCTGCGGCATCCTCTTCGTGCTCATGTCGGTGTTCAAGCTCGGCTTCATCGCGAACTTCCTGTCGAAGCCGATCCTCGTGGGCTTCGTCGGCGGCCTCGCCCTCGACATCCTCGTGAGCCAGATCGCGAAGATGCTCGGCGTGAAGATCGACTCCGGCGGCGAGTTCGTCGACAAGGTCGTCGGGCTCGTCTCGGGCATCGGCACCCTGAACCCGTGGTCGTTGCTCATCGCGACGATCTCGGTCGCGGTGCTGATCGTCGGGCAACGATTCGTCAAGCTCGTGCCGTGGGCGCTCATCGTGCTCGTCGTCGCGACGGTGACGGTCGTGATCGCCGACCTCGACGACGCCGGGGTCGACGTGCTCGGCGAGGTGCCCGCCGGCCCACCCGCGCTCACCTGGCCGGTCATCGACTGGACGACGTGGCTCCTGCTCGTGCCCTCGGCGATCGCGCTCACGATGGTGACGACGGCCGAGGGGCTCCTCGTCTCTCGCGCGTACGGTGAGAAACGCAACTACGCCGTGCGGCCGAACCGCGACCTGCTCGCCTTCGGCGTCGGGAACATCGCGGCCGGCGCGAGCGGGAGCTTCACCATGGGGTCGTCGACCTCACGAACCGCGGCGATGGATCAGGCGGGTTCCCGCACGCAACTGCCCTCGCTCGTGCTCGCCGTCGGCACGCTCCTGCTCCTGCTCTTCGGCACCGCGCTGCTCGCCGACATCCCGTCGCCGGCGATCGGTGCGATCGTCGGCGTCGCGATCCTGCCGCTCCTCGGCATCACGGACTTCCGCATGCTGTGGCGGGTCGACCGCTTCGAGTTCACGATCGCCGCAGTGTGCTTTCTCGTGACGCTCTTCGTCGGCTCGATCGCCGGCATCGTCGTCGCCTTCGTGCTCGCGCTCATCAACCTCGCGAAGCGCGCGGCGAATCCCCCGATCGACGTGCTCGCGGCCGGCGACTCGCCCGCAGAATCGCTCCTCGGGGAGGCCCCGGCCGGCACGATGACGGCGCCCGGCGTGATCGTCGTCCGGCTCGCAGCGCCGTTGTTCTTCGCGAACGGCTCGGTCTTCGCCGACGCCGTGAAGAAGGCCGTCGCCGCCGTGCCCGATGGCACGGTGCAGCACGTCGTGATCGACATGGAGGCCGTCACCGACGTCGATGTGACCGGAGCCGAGAGCTTCACCGCGCTCGTCGCCTGGCTCGACGCTCGGAGCATCGAGCTCGGATTCAGCCGGGTTCGCTCGGACGCGCGCGACCGGCTCGCCGACCTCGGCCTGCTCGGCGACCGGCGTATCTTCGACACCAATCGGGCCGCGATCGTGGCCCTTTCGAGCACGCCGCAGGAGTTGTAGCAGACGGCGGCCCGGGCCGCCAGACAGGAGTGAGTCATCATGGGTGAGGTCATCGGCGGCATTCTGCCGCTCGCACTCGGTGTTGCGATCAGCCCGGTGCCGATCATCGCGGCGATCCTCATGCTGCTCTCGCCGAAGGCGAAGGGCACGAGCGTCGGCTTCATGCTCGGCTGGGTGCTCGGCATCGTCGTCGCGGTCGTGGTGTTCACGCTGCTCGCCTCGGTCATCCCCGAACAAGACCCCGACGCCTCGAATCCGATCGCCGGCGTGATCAAGCTGGTCCTCGGCGCGGGCCTGCTGTTCCTCGCGCTGAGGCAATGGCGCGGTCGCCCGAAGGCGGGTGAGGCGGCCGCACTGCCGAAGTGGATGTCGGCGATCGACACGATGACCACGATGCGGGGCGCGGTGCTCGGCTTCCTGCTCTCTGCCGTCAACCCGAAGAACCTGCTGATGGCCGCGGGCGCCGGCGTGATCATCGGCACGGGCGGCCTGAGCGGCGGCGAGATCACGCTGTCGATCGTGGTCTTCACGATCATCGCCGCGTGCTCGGTCGCGGTGCCCGTCATCGCCTACCTCCTCGCCTCCGCGAAGATGGCCGCACCGCTCGAGTCGCTCCGCGGCTGGCTCGTGCAGAACAACGCGACCGTCATGGCGGTGCTGCTCCTCGTCATCGGGGTCGTGCTCATCGGCAAGGGCATCGGCAGCTTCTGATGACGGATGCCGCGCGGCCCGCCGAGCCCGGGCGAGGCACCCTCGCGTACGGCAGCCGCGTGCTGATCACGCTCGCCGGCGCAGTCGTCGTGTTCGCCGGAGTCTGGTTCGCCCGCGACATCCTCGCACCGGCTGCGGTCGCCGCCGTCGTCGTGATCATCGCGCATCCGTTGCGCCGCCCGCTCGAGCGTCGCGGCTGGCCGGGCTGGCTCGCGACCACCGCGGTGATCGTGCTCGCGTACGCGATTCTCGCGATCCTCGGCACACTGCTCGTCGTGGCATCCGCTCAGTTCATCGGAATGCTCCCCGACTATGCCGACGAACTGGCTGCGACCGTGCAGTCCATCATCGACTGGCTCACCTCGCTCGGCATGACGAGCGAATCGGCCGCCGGGGCAGCAGCCTCGATCGATCCGCAGACGCTGCTCGATGTCGCGGCCGGCATCGCCGACGCCGTGTTCGGTGCCGCGACCGCATTCTTCTTCGTGCTCGCCTACGTCATCTTCATGGCAGCGGATGCCTCGCGCCTCGGTCGCGACGACCGGGTCTTCGGCACCGCGGCGGCCGACGTGATCGGGGCCCGCTACTTCTCGGGTGTGCGCCGGTATTACGTGGTGAACGCGTCGTTCGGTCTCGTCGTCGCCGTGCTCGACGGGCTCTTCCTGTGGTGGGTCGGGGTGCCGATCCCGCTCGTCTGGGCGATCCTCGCCTTCGTCACCAACTTCATCCCGAACATCGGCTTCGTGATCGGGGTCATCCCGCCCGCCGTGCTCGCGCTCGTCGTGGGCGGCTGGCCGCTCTTCGTCGTCGTGGTGCTCGTCTACAGCGTCATCAACGTCGTGCTCCAGGTGCTCGTGCAGCCGAAGTTCGTGAGCGACGCGGTGGGGCTGAGCCTCACCCTCACGTTCTTCTCGGTCGTGTTCTGGGCGCTCGTGATCGGGCCGATCGGGGCGATCCTCTGCATCCCGCTGACCCTGCTCGTGCGCGCCCTGCTGCTCGAGCCCGACCAGCGATCGGGGCCGCTGCGACGACTCTCGGGCGACCCGCAGGCACGGGCGACCTGACGTTCACCGGGGATTCGCACCGGACTCTGGTGCACTGGCCCCGTGCGCGCGTAGTCTGCAGACACGTGAGATTGGGGAGATCATGGCGGAGTTCGAATACGGCCCGGTGGAGCTGTATCTGGTGGGGTTCGAGGGCGACCGTCCAGACGCCGGCACCATCGAGGCGATCAGCGAGCTGATCGAGGGCGGTGAGATCCGGTTGCTCGACTTCCTCGTGATCTCGCGCGAGCCCGACGGCTCGGTGCAGATCACCGAGTTCGAAGACGTGAGCGACGAGTACGGCTTCGGCGCGGTCGAGCTCGAGGCGATCGGCCTCGTCGCCGACGAAGACGCCGCCGAGTTCGCCGAGGGCATTCCGCCCGGCACCTCGGGTGCACTGCTCGCGATCGAGCTCGTGTGGGCCAAGCGTCTCGCATCGAAGTTCGCACAGTCGGGCGGCATCGTGCTGCAGACCGAACGCATCCCCGCGCCCGTGGTGAACGCCGCGCTCGCCGAAGCAGAAGAGGAGTAGGAAGATGCCGTTCAGAAGAATGGGTCGCCCGGGGCTGATCGGCATGGCCGCTCGCACGGCCGTCGTCGCCGGCACCGCCACCGCCGTGAGCGGGGGCATGCAACGACGTCAGCAGGAGAAGGCCCAGGGCCAGTACGAACAACAGCAGTACGAGGCACAGCAGCAGCAGGCGCAGATCGATGCCGCGGCGCAGCAGGCCGTCGCCCAGCAACAGGCCGCGATGGGCGTCGCCCCTCCGCAGGCCGCAGCGGCGCCGGCAGGCGGGGTCGACATCGTCGCCGAACTGCAGAAGCTCGGCGCGCTGAAGGAGCAGGGCATCCTGAGCGACGACGAGTTCGCCGCCGCCAAGGCGAAGCTGCTCGGCTGAGGCGTGACTCCCCATAGCCGATCGACGCAGTGGGTGGAACCCCTGTCGCCGATCCTTTCGAGCTGCCTAGGCTGAGGCATGACCGTCTCACTCAGGGGTGTCTCAACCGTGGTTCCGTCGACCGTGCTCGTGCAAGACGAGGTACGCGACGTGTTCGCGGGGCAGCCCGGGCTCGGCCGACTCGGCCAGCGCATCGTCGCCACCTCGTTCAACGTGTCGGGCATCGAGACCCGCTACACGGTGCTCGACGAACGACGTGGCCGAGCGCCAGCGAAACCTCCTGAAAGCTGAGCTGCACGTCACTCGGATCAGGCTCGCTCAAGTCACCGACGACTCACAGCTGCTTCGTGAAGAGCTCGACGCCGCGCGCACTGCGGTCAAGCGGATGATGCGTGGTCATGTCGTCGACGTTGGCGCTTGAGCTGCGCACAGGTGGTCGCGGTAGCCGCCAGGGATACGTGGCTATGTCAAGTTGATTCGGGACCAGGTGACGGCTCGATTCAAGACCACCCCAACCGCTCCCGCCTGCTCGATCTTGGAACCCTTGGGGTATGCGGGCATCTCCTCATGACCGCGATGGCGATTCACGAAGGAGTGCTGATGCCACGATCCCGACCGCTGTTCTCGTAGCCGGATTGGCCCTTGGCGGTAGTGCGGCTGCACTCGACCGAGACCTCCTTCACAGAATTGGGAACCGCTCAGCCCTTGCCGGACATTGAAAAGTAGTGGACGAAGTTCGCCCACGTCTTGACGAGAGGATTGCGTTCTGGGCACTGCGAAAGGCAGTAGCGGCGATCGTGGCCGCGTCCTTCATGATGATCGGTCTCGGTGCGACGAGCGCCGTAGCTGCAGAACCGGACGCGTCGGATTCCGTGGTTGAGAACGGCACGACGTACGGCCCCAACGAGGATGTCGGGGCGGTTCGCGTCATAGATCGAACCTTCGAGAGCATGCCGATTCCCGCGACTGCGGCGAAGACGCTGCAATCGACAGGAGTGACCCCTTACGTCGCCACAGAGTACGCTCGATCGCGGCATTCCCACGGAATCAGCTCGGGGTGTGCCCAAACGGCATCCGTCAACGGCATCCTTTCGTCGTTTGCGT encodes:
- a CDS encoding epoxide hydrolase family protein yields the protein MNHEDTDIRPFRIDVPQADLDDLNRRLADTRWPEELPGVGWSYGTPTSYLQGLADYWQNTYDWREHEAKLNAFPQFTTTIDGQNVHFLHVRSPEPNAMPLLLTHGWPGSIVEFMNIIGPLTDPRAHGGDPADAFHIVAPSMPGFGFSGPTHETGWDMSRIARAWAELMGRLGYERYGAQGGDTGSVISPMIGRIAPERVIGVHVNGGLGFPSGDPAEFAAMTETEQARLAALEEQMEDGAGYAIIQSTRPQTVGVGLSDSPSAQLAWIVERFKEWTDPAAELPEDAVDIDQLLTNVSVYWLTGTATSAARLYREGRASWGQETERSDVPSGVAVFPGDSGIRTVAEREHNVVHWSEFDRGGHFPAMEVPELLVGDVRGFFRGLR
- a CDS encoding SHOCT domain-containing protein — its product is MSFWESFWDLIWWFVMAFAFIAYLFALFAIIGDLFRDQKLNGWWKALWIIFLIFVPFLTALVYLIARGKGMAERSQKEYKQAQAATDDYIRQAAGTAASPSDEIAKAKGLLDSGSINQQEFDLLKAKALAHPTQTV
- a CDS encoding ion channel protein; translation: MSLAIPPRDPDVTPKRLALLAIPALAIGAISAVVLWALNGVASMLESVLWATIPDALGVDPSGWWIVIVLTLTGLAVGLVLRYIPGHGGPDSATTDLVEEPQPLRNLPGVLIVTVLALAGGVSLGPENPIIAVNTALMVAAIARLMPAVPKQLTVLLAASATIGALFGTPVAAALIFTGILAALKSGGALWDRLFLPLVAAGAGSFTMHLLGAPPFKFAVPPYGTPQAFDLLTGAIVATAATVVGLAMLAAFPIIYRAMHSLRHPVLIATAGGLLLGLLGLLGGPITMFKGLEEIGELLEDPGAYNAPQLAAIAGIKMLALLIAASSLFRGGRVFPATFIGVALGMLGNALIPSLPLGLAIGCAIVGVLLVVTRDGWIAIFVAVAVAGDITILPMLCVIVLPAWLLVTRAPAFRILPPETPAPPPAASPPASTTGGVE
- a CDS encoding SulP family inorganic anion transporter: MQRPLAGLNGKNLVRELTAGVTLLAIAIPLNIGYAQIAGLPATAGLYALIVPTVVYALVVSSRQLIVSPDAAAAALVASSIGGLATAGSDDYATLALAQAIICGILFVLMSVFKLGFIANFLSKPILVGFVGGLALDILVSQIAKMLGVKIDSGGEFVDKVVGLVSGIGTLNPWSLLIATISVAVLIVGQRFVKLVPWALIVLVVATVTVVIADLDDAGVDVLGEVPAGPPALTWPVIDWTTWLLLVPSAIALTMVTTAEGLLVSRAYGEKRNYAVRPNRDLLAFGVGNIAAGASGSFTMGSSTSRTAAMDQAGSRTQLPSLVLAVGTLLLLLFGTALLADIPSPAIGAIVGVAILPLLGITDFRMLWRVDRFEFTIAAVCFLVTLFVGSIAGIVVAFVLALINLAKRAANPPIDVLAAGDSPAESLLGEAPAGTMTAPGVIVVRLAAPLFFANGSVFADAVKKAVAAVPDGTVQHVVIDMEAVTDVDVTGAESFTALVAWLDARSIELGFSRVRSDARDRLADLGLLGDRRIFDTNRAAIVALSSTPQEL
- a CDS encoding GAP family protein; protein product: MGEVIGGILPLALGVAISPVPIIAAILMLLSPKAKGTSVGFMLGWVLGIVVAVVVFTLLASVIPEQDPDASNPIAGVIKLVLGAGLLFLALRQWRGRPKAGEAAALPKWMSAIDTMTTMRGAVLGFLLSAVNPKNLLMAAGAGVIIGTGGLSGGEITLSIVVFTIIAACSVAVPVIAYLLASAKMAAPLESLRGWLVQNNATVMAVLLLVIGVVLIGKGIGSF
- a CDS encoding AI-2E family transporter, yielding MTDAARPAEPGRGTLAYGSRVLITLAGAVVVFAGVWFARDILAPAAVAAVVVIIAHPLRRPLERRGWPGWLATTAVIVLAYAILAILGTLLVVASAQFIGMLPDYADELAATVQSIIDWLTSLGMTSESAAGAAASIDPQTLLDVAAGIADAVFGAATAFFFVLAYVIFMAADASRLGRDDRVFGTAAADVIGARYFSGVRRYYVVNASFGLVVAVLDGLFLWWVGVPIPLVWAILAFVTNFIPNIGFVIGVIPPAVLALVVGGWPLFVVVVLVYSVINVVLQVLVQPKFVSDAVGLSLTLTFFSVVFWALVIGPIGAILCIPLTLLVRALLLEPDQRSGPLRRLSGDPQARAT
- a CDS encoding DUF6325 family protein yields the protein MAEFEYGPVELYLVGFEGDRPDAGTIEAISELIEGGEIRLLDFLVISREPDGSVQITEFEDVSDEYGFGAVELEAIGLVADEDAAEFAEGIPPGTSGALLAIELVWAKRLASKFAQSGGIVLQTERIPAPVVNAALAEAEEE
- a CDS encoding SHOCT domain-containing protein; this translates as MPFRRMGRPGLIGMAARTAVVAGTATAVSGGMQRRQQEKAQGQYEQQQYEAQQQQAQIDAAAQQAVAQQQAAMGVAPPQAAAAPAGGVDIVAELQKLGALKEQGILSDDEFAAAKAKLLG